The nucleotide window CAAGTAATTCGTGTAATTCTTTAAATCCGAGTTTCCTAACAGGCTTAATTGACCTAAATCAACAACGaatcaacaaaacattttcgATCCAGAGTCAATTTTACTAAAAAGtacattacttatttaaaaaaatgagtaaaaaaattaaggaaaaaGCAGTctatccgtaaaaataaaactcctGCATAGACATTTTCTTATCCGATCGTTTGCAATATACTTCCCCTCTAATTAAACTCAGTAGAATCTATTATTCTACTTTTTCAAAGGACCATCTCTTTTCTGTCGGGGATCAAAGAAAAACCATCCAAAATGTATAAAGATCATCAGCTTAATATAAGTTTTTGTACCCCATTACCTCTGTCTATGTGAGTAGGTTTTTACATGCCTACAATAAAAATCTTTCCTCCTTTCATATCAGTCAAAATTCACTCTCAGTTTCTCATCATAATTTTGAGAACACTAAAGTGAATTACGTTATTTTTTGAACTAAAGAAAGATTAGATTTACTGACATAACGATCATAAAAGAGTCCGCGATGAGTTCAAGTTATATCATAGGCAATAAACTGTtagaatattaaatgttaataacCTTTAGCGTTAATGgatttttgataataatgtttatttgcaGGTGTTCGTATGTCTGTTAGCCCTTGCGGTTGCCGCCAAAGCCGGTTACATTAGTAGCGGTGGTTggtctggcggcggcggcggtggcggtggcggCTGGTCcagtggtggtggtggtggtggctggtccggcggcggcggtggcggctacggcagcggcggcggcggcggctggAAGCTTGGCGGAGGCGGAGGTGGCTGGTCCAGCGGCGGCGGAGGTGGCGGCGGCTGgtccggcggcggcggcggcagcggTGGCCGTAAGTATTTTCAACTTCAGTGTCAAGTCGCGCGGTAAACGGTCTGTAGTTTAATGGCAATTATTGACGCGGTCACTCTatggatgggtggccgcttTATATTCAGAATAAGCAtgtctgtgcttcggagggttaAAAGGTCGgtcggttgttgttaattaacaTATCTAGCCGGTAAGCCATGTCTAAGGCTTTTTCAGCGACTTCGACAACTTCGACACTATGTTGACCTTACTAGAAAAACAGTAAATGTTTGCTGTAGGAACATTTTTGCCTCTTAGTAAGCCCATTATATTTTCCGCAGAGGTGAAGATCATCAAGATCATAACGACCGGAGGAGGCGGCGGCGGTGGTCATGGTAAGTAACCATCTgattgcttaaaaaatatacttctcAACTTGAGTAGATAAATTCCTAACATAGGTACTTAGGTATAATCCCCATGATACGCAGTACCTACCTAGTTCACGGTACCCATGTAGGTATTTAGCTATACTTACTTATGTGAATTAATATAGATATAGGAATGCCTAGCGCTTGTAGTTGTAAAGATCACACAGTTAGGGTCAGACATTCGCTCAGCGGGTCGACAACATTACGTACGATTTCACAACACTGCGTTTAGCCTGGACATTAGTTCATCGCTTTACTTCGTTGTTTGTGTTAAAGTCGTGAATAGTAAGAAGAATATAGCTCTTTTTCGCAatctttgaattattttaatgtaacggCAATGTGCTAGTACCCACTTATTTGACCGCAGGTCAAGGTTCTTGATCTTCTGACCAAAAAGGCATTGACTTTCGGAAATGAAGTTCAACACCCTAATTACTTTATTGTGTAATAGGTAAatggattataatattttgccagggattgttttgaataaaatctgtGGTCAGTTCAGTAGTCTAGAGGCGCGTGACTGCTGGtcatgaggtctcgagttcgactCCTAGATCGGGGATAGTATAAAGTGAAGAGGTTTTTCAAATTTCtattagaatattctcaatagtaggtACCCCGAATTATTAGCAACAAGCTCGTCTATTAGGTACACGGGACCAGGAAGATTAATGGTCTTTCATACATTACTTTCTACACCTTCGGCCCGAAGGTGTAGAaggtgttatttattatatgtacttgaattcaaaaaatattttacgataaatAGGCCAGTAAGAAGTTGTAAGATTTACTTACGCCTTAGAACTGCCACAACTCAagtccaaaaatataattatgtttttctgATCATATTATTGGAACAAGATGAAGAATGAAggcaataaatacatacatataacatttTAGGTGGCTGgtccggcggcggcggcggaggcggtTACGGCAGTGGTGGCGGATGGAACCTCGGAGGTGGA belongs to Anticarsia gemmatalis isolate Benzon Research Colony breed Stoneville strain chromosome 9, ilAntGemm2 primary, whole genome shotgun sequence and includes:
- the LOC142975674 gene encoding uncharacterized protein LOC142975674, with the protein product MRYKRPLSKQFEHSFAMKVFVCLLALAVAAKAGYISSGGWSGGGGGGGGGWSSGGGGGGWSGGGGGGYGSGGGGGWKLGGGGGGWSSGGGGGGGWSGGGGGSGGQVKIIKIITTGGGGGGGHGGWSGGGGGGGYGSGGGWNLGGGSSGWSSGGSGGGWKLGGGGGSSGWSSGGGGGGWKLGGGGGGGGWSSGGGGGGWKSGGGSSGWSSGGSGGGWKSGGGSSGWSSGGGGGGWW